In Methylotenera sp. L2L1, the following proteins share a genomic window:
- a CDS encoding nitric oxide reductase activation protein NorD, whose protein sequence is MEEYVGALWDRLITGAAEKRHAAVTVKLDDIAKSAAIFFRALGGDPGLGISAAPAVRHGARRRLLQRVAGSGEKVELSWRDGEVLRLPSQIDLFAKQTLNRDLYFWLVALAAAESDNSQPWIIRNQLATQATLERFPGLQSRYDWLVEAVIALRIPAEKLPADEAAQENTIRQALQYPGTVDAIALTARPFQPVPLWPHPHPPVNAATSSAAGLGSPEQSGNAANKKSRRKHLAERTDAKEDKNGFLMMFRAESLFSWSEFVKVNRPQDEEDDSETAQLAAEDMDNLTIARDGKTSAANVRFDLDLPAGAVDDTPLGEGVLLPEWHWKKQVLQPDYCSLQQLIATDAKPCELPHALKNTANHLRRQFQALTPTRHWRKGQQDGDELDMDAWVQLVSEKNSTMPTSEHGLYRVQVNQERDLACLLLADLSLSTDAYVSNHSRVIDVIRDSLLLFSEALTATGDSFALYGFSSLKRSHVRFHYIKGFEEKYSGQVRGRIAAIKPGYYTRMGAAIRQASSLLVQQKKHQRLLLILTDGKPNDLDQYEGRYGIEDTRMALLEAKKLGLRPFCVTIDSEASDYLPHLFGAGGYVVIRNPEDLPKELPLLYAQMTR, encoded by the coding sequence ATGGAAGAGTACGTAGGAGCGCTGTGGGATCGCCTGATTACCGGGGCGGCAGAGAAGCGTCATGCTGCAGTGACCGTTAAGCTGGATGATATTGCCAAATCCGCTGCGATATTTTTCAGGGCATTAGGCGGCGACCCCGGGCTGGGTATTTCCGCAGCACCGGCAGTGCGTCATGGAGCTCGTCGGCGTTTGCTGCAGCGCGTGGCCGGTAGCGGTGAAAAGGTAGAGCTTTCATGGCGTGACGGCGAAGTGCTGCGGCTGCCATCGCAGATAGACCTGTTTGCAAAGCAGACACTGAACCGCGACCTGTATTTCTGGCTGGTAGCTTTAGCTGCAGCAGAGTCAGATAACAGTCAGCCATGGATAATCAGAAACCAGTTAGCTACCCAGGCCACACTTGAACGTTTCCCTGGTTTACAGAGCCGCTATGACTGGCTGGTAGAGGCCGTCATCGCGCTGCGCATTCCAGCGGAAAAACTGCCAGCAGATGAAGCAGCTCAGGAAAACACTATCCGCCAAGCATTGCAATATCCGGGTACGGTGGATGCTATAGCGCTGACAGCGCGCCCGTTCCAGCCGGTACCACTATGGCCGCATCCACATCCTCCTGTGAATGCCGCAACATCAAGTGCTGCAGGCTTAGGCTCGCCTGAACAAAGCGGTAACGCCGCCAATAAAAAGAGCCGACGTAAACATCTGGCAGAGCGCACCGATGCAAAGGAAGATAAAAATGGCTTTCTGATGATGTTCCGCGCCGAGAGCCTGTTCTCATGGTCTGAGTTCGTGAAGGTGAACCGCCCGCAGGATGAGGAGGACGATTCGGAAACCGCGCAGTTAGCGGCTGAAGATATGGATAACCTCACCATCGCACGCGATGGTAAAACCAGTGCCGCCAATGTGAGGTTCGATCTTGACTTACCAGCCGGTGCTGTGGATGATACGCCGCTGGGTGAAGGCGTTTTATTGCCAGAATGGCACTGGAAAAAGCAGGTGTTGCAGCCGGATTACTGTAGTTTGCAGCAGCTGATTGCCACCGATGCCAAACCGTGCGAGCTCCCGCACGCATTAAAAAACACAGCCAATCATCTAAGGCGCCAGTTTCAGGCGCTTACGCCGACTAGGCATTGGCGTAAAGGTCAGCAGGATGGCGATGAGCTGGATATGGATGCATGGGTGCAGCTGGTTTCTGAGAAAAACAGCACGATGCCAACCTCAGAGCATGGGCTTTACCGGGTACAGGTGAATCAGGAGCGTGATCTGGCATGTCTGCTCCTAGCCGATTTATCCCTTTCTACTGATGCTTATGTTTCAAATCACTCACGCGTGATTGATGTGATTCGCGATAGCCTGCTTTTGTTTTCAGAAGCGCTCACTGCAACTGGTGACAGTTTTGCACTATACGGTTTTTCATCGCTTAAGCGTAGCCATGTACGCTTTCATTACATCAAGGGTTTTGAAGAAAAATATAGCGGTCAGGTGCGTGGTCGCATTGCCGCGATCAAACCCGGCTATTACACCCGCATGGGCGCAGCAATCAGGCAGGCATCAAGCTTATTAGTGCAGCAGAAAAAGCATCAACGCCTATTGCTGATACTGACAGATGGTAAACCAAATGATCTGGATCAGTATGAGGGGCGCTATGGTATTGAGGATACGCGCATGGCGTTATTGGAAGCTAAAAAATTAGGGCTGCGGCCGTTCTGCGTCACCATAGATTCCGAGGCCAGCGACTATTTGCCGCATCTTTTCGGCGCAGGTGGTTATGTGGTGATTCGTAACCCTGAAGACTTGCCGAAAGAGCTGCCGTTGCTATACGCGCAGATGACACGCTAA
- the queF gene encoding preQ(1) synthase, whose protein sequence is MTELSLGTKPTAQPSKTLETFENPNTKRDFHIHMEIPEFTCLCPKTGQPDFAVIYLDYIPDQLCVELKSLKLYMWSFRDEGCFHEAVTNSILDDLVEATQPKFMRVTAKFYVRGGVFTNVIAEHRKQGWQPQPRVELTQFESQSNIRG, encoded by the coding sequence ATGACTGAACTCTCCTTAGGTACCAAACCAACTGCGCAACCCTCTAAAACACTAGAGACATTTGAAAACCCAAACACGAAACGTGACTTTCATATTCATATGGAAATTCCGGAGTTCACTTGCTTGTGTCCTAAAACGGGCCAACCCGATTTTGCTGTCATTTATTTAGATTACATCCCAGACCAGCTTTGTGTAGAGCTTAAAAGCTTAAAACTCTACATGTGGTCATTTCGCGATGAAGGCTGCTTCCATGAGGCTGTTACAAACAGCATTCTGGATGACCTGGTTGAAGCAACACAACCTAAGTTTATGCGAGTCACTGCTAAATTTTATGTACGAGGTGGTGTATTTACCAATGTCATTGCTGAACATCGTAAACAAGGATGGCAACCACAACCACGTGTTGAGTTGACCCAGTTTGAGAGTCAATCGAACATTCGCGGTTAA
- the msrB gene encoding peptide-methionine (R)-S-oxide reductase MsrB, whose protein sequence is MLKWNDVLKLANQGNLTPDKRVAKTEAEWRGLLSDEEYWVTREAGTERAFSSALCSLLEPGIYACRCCDTLLFDASEKFDSRTGWPSFSQPIKPNAIAYRLDSSHGMTRVETTCNACDAHLGHVFPDGPGESGLRYCMNAIALQKK, encoded by the coding sequence ATGCTGAAATGGAATGATGTATTGAAGCTTGCAAATCAGGGCAATCTTACCCCAGATAAGAGAGTGGCCAAAACAGAAGCTGAGTGGCGAGGGCTGTTAAGTGACGAAGAGTATTGGGTAACCCGAGAAGCAGGTACTGAAAGGGCATTTAGTTCTGCGTTATGCTCACTACTTGAGCCAGGCATTTATGCTTGCCGCTGCTGTGATACATTGCTGTTTGATGCCTCAGAAAAGTTTGATTCAAGAACGGGCTGGCCATCTTTTAGTCAACCAATCAAACCCAATGCCATTGCTTACCGTTTAGATAGCAGCCATGGCATGACCCGCGTTGAAACTACTTGTAATGCCTGTGATGCGCATTTGGGTCACGTTTTTCCTGATGGGCCTGGTGAGAGTGGTTTGCGTTACTGTATGAATGCGATTGCGCTTCAGAAAAAATAA
- a CDS encoding Rrf2 family transcriptional regulator, with amino-acid sequence MLHILCNIYRIHHYYANYQTMQITKFTDLGLRVLMYLTQEVNTSTVTINEVAKQFDVPRNHLIKVVTRLNKLNWVVATRGRTGGLKLGVRPAELKLGNVLRELENKTSLINCAEPLCVLSGQCNLKEILDHGLNSFYEEMNKYTLQSIVDHKTQQAVIKLHQRYVA; translated from the coding sequence ATGTTGCATATATTATGCAACATATATAGAATTCATCACTACTATGCAAATTACCAAACTATGCAAATTACAAAGTTCACTGATTTAGGGCTAAGAGTTCTAATGTATCTCACACAAGAGGTGAATACGTCCACCGTCACCATTAATGAAGTGGCTAAGCAGTTTGATGTCCCAAGAAACCACCTGATTAAAGTGGTGACAAGGTTAAATAAATTAAATTGGGTTGTTGCCACACGCGGTAGGACTGGAGGCTTAAAACTTGGAGTTAGACCAGCGGAGCTAAAACTAGGCAATGTTTTACGAGAGCTAGAGAATAAAACTTCTCTGATTAATTGCGCTGAGCCGCTTTGTGTTTTAAGTGGTCAATGTAATTTAAAAGAGATATTAGATCACGGCTTAAATAGCTTTTATGAGGAAATGAACAAATACACATTGCAAAGTATTGTGGATCATAAAACACAGCAAGCCGTTATTAAGTTGCATCAACGATATGTAGCTTGA
- a CDS encoding Crp/Fnr family transcriptional regulator, which yields MFKELAPEQIGVIAEHAQLIDFPKGTSIFNRGDAAVGLYILLEGQLKLGVTSPQGSEKIISIVTPGESFGEAILFLERKFPVYAQAIMDSQVLLIPKSLIFSMLDNDPLFSRKMLAGLSVRMHQLVQDIEMLSLQSCTQRFIGYLLQISADAPDASNITLPTSKTTIASLLNLTPETLSRTLAKLQQMELIEVHGKEVMITDVKKLRSYDLTV from the coding sequence ATGTTTAAGGAATTAGCACCAGAGCAAATTGGCGTGATTGCAGAACATGCTCAACTCATTGACTTTCCAAAAGGGACGTCGATATTTAATCGTGGTGATGCGGCGGTTGGTCTTTATATTTTATTAGAAGGCCAATTAAAACTAGGAGTCACCTCTCCGCAAGGCAGTGAAAAAATCATCAGCATTGTGACACCCGGAGAAAGCTTCGGTGAAGCCATTTTGTTTCTAGAGCGGAAATTTCCTGTCTACGCACAAGCTATCATGGATTCTCAGGTATTACTCATACCAAAGAGCCTGATATTTTCCATGCTAGATAATGACCCACTATTCTCTCGTAAGATGCTAGCTGGGTTGTCTGTCAGAATGCACCAACTGGTACAAGATATTGAAATGCTATCGTTGCAATCATGCACACAGCGCTTCATCGGCTATCTACTACAAATCAGCGCTGATGCGCCCGATGCCAGTAACATCACGTTGCCTACGAGTAAAACCACCATTGCCTCATTGCTGAACCTGACCCCAGAAACACTTTCACGCACTTTGGCAAAACTTCAGCAAATGGAGTTAATTGAAGTGCACGGCAAAGAGGTGATGATTACCGATGTGAAAAAACTGAGAAGCTACGATTTAACAGTTTAG
- a CDS encoding cell division protein ZipA C-terminal FtsZ-binding domain-containing protein: MNDLQIILIIIGALIIAAVLLFNWWQERKFNQQIENSFSESQNDALLNNDTHTNAANTFESDFEEDNFSIDTERLKEHFHHDVHDDRYEAISNIEPENSKDVLEDIDEAYSTLVARQHHEPEHHLDEHLHDDVEASAHAANIKPAQHEEIKAIFNDAFNQASNQASSPVNTTATNLNLNHVEEKVNVENVASIAPTHTAQPAAAVNDVMKSSLPAMLQSQMDLIAVIYLANETSVSNLTASIGGFFEDYDKPIHLHALINDSDWVPLTALATQPDIANQNTSKITCSLQLADRAGAVTRSILNRFQLAVETLGLDIDGHVEWQSNGDPLLAASALDAFCIDVDKTMGFHLVHGDNGAFTGTKLRGLGEAQGMVLEADGAFKYYHKTDSQTPPVVNSTPSVSFIMFNRDNYLFNPEMLRTSVIKAVTFQLDIPHVMHCTEAFNQMVQVARQMELGLNAVLVDDNNRPLGDMQIEKIRQQLKVIYATMLVRGIVPGSDSARRLFS, from the coding sequence ATGAACGATTTGCAAATAATATTGATAATTATTGGTGCTTTAATCATTGCTGCTGTACTTTTGTTTAACTGGTGGCAGGAGAGAAAGTTTAACCAGCAAATAGAGAACAGCTTTTCAGAGTCGCAAAATGACGCGCTTCTGAATAATGATACGCACACTAACGCAGCCAATACCTTTGAAAGTGACTTCGAAGAAGATAACTTTTCTATTGATACCGAGCGCTTAAAAGAGCATTTTCATCATGATGTTCATGATGACAGATACGAAGCAATCAGCAATATTGAACCAGAAAATAGCAAAGATGTTTTAGAAGATATTGATGAGGCATACTCAACATTAGTGGCGAGACAACACCATGAGCCTGAGCATCATCTTGATGAGCACTTACATGATGATGTTGAAGCGTCTGCCCATGCCGCCAATATCAAGCCCGCACAGCATGAAGAAATTAAAGCAATTTTCAATGACGCTTTCAACCAGGCAAGCAACCAAGCAAGCAGCCCAGTCAATACAACAGCGACGAATCTCAACCTTAATCATGTGGAAGAGAAAGTTAATGTTGAAAATGTCGCATCAATAGCGCCTACACATACAGCTCAACCCGCTGCTGCTGTTAATGATGTGATGAAATCCAGCTTACCGGCAATGTTGCAATCGCAAATGGATTTAATTGCTGTTATTTATTTAGCCAATGAAACGAGCGTTTCAAACCTGACAGCAAGTATTGGCGGCTTTTTCGAAGATTATGACAAGCCAATTCATTTGCATGCGTTAATTAATGATAGTGATTGGGTTCCACTAACAGCTTTAGCAACGCAGCCTGATATTGCAAATCAAAATACAAGTAAAATTACATGCAGCTTACAGCTTGCTGACCGCGCTGGTGCTGTCACTCGTAGCATATTGAATCGATTTCAATTGGCTGTAGAAACTTTAGGCTTGGATATTGATGGACATGTTGAATGGCAAAGTAATGGTGATCCACTATTAGCGGCTTCAGCGCTAGATGCTTTTTGCATTGACGTTGATAAGACCATGGGGTTCCATTTGGTGCATGGCGACAATGGCGCCTTCACCGGCACCAAGTTAAGAGGCTTGGGCGAAGCGCAGGGTATGGTGTTGGAGGCCGACGGAGCATTCAAGTATTACCATAAAACTGATAGTCAAACACCACCAGTTGTAAATAGCACACCATCAGTTTCTTTTATCATGTTTAATCGAGATAACTATCTATTTAACCCAGAAATGTTAAGAACCAGCGTCATAAAAGCCGTGACTTTTCAGCTGGATATCCCGCATGTCATGCATTGCACTGAGGCATTTAACCAAATGGTGCAAGTGGCAAGGCAAATGGAGCTCGGTTTAAACGCTGTATTGGTTGATGATAACAATAGACCATTAGGTGATATGCAAATCGAAAAAATTCGGCAGCAACTCAAAGTGATTTACGCCACCATGCTAGTGCGAGGTATCGTGCCTGGCTCAGATAGTGCGCGTAGATTGTTTTCATAA
- the hmpA gene encoding NO-inducible flavohemoprotein: MLSMSAKPYIEASVPVLRQHGLAITTLFYKNMFESHPELKNLFNMGNQANGSQQQSLAAAVFAYAANIENSAALAPVIERIVHKHVSVGIKPAHYPIVGHHLIGAIKGVLGDAATTELLAAWEEAYGLLADALIDAENRLYKHNNQQPDEWLKVKVVEKRHESDDVVTFILQATDSLILPSFKPGQYISVAVHVEDLNLRQIRQYSLSDANQYNTYRITVKREKGDEYKPSGNVSNWLHQHVRVGSVIDISYPCGNFTPDILDQQPIGLISAGVGITPMISMVKEISVNNPTRKVLFAHAARNRTSIAHIDEIIQIKNDLSHLETIFFLNESIKKNIDEREGRMDLTNHVSDEFKNGVYYICGPQSFMDDQRDALLELGVDANKIHREVFGPESLSHIIS, from the coding sequence ATGTTATCAATGTCAGCAAAACCATATATAGAGGCGAGTGTTCCTGTGTTAAGGCAGCATGGATTAGCCATTACCACACTATTTTATAAAAATATGTTCGAATCACATCCTGAGCTTAAAAACCTATTCAATATGGGAAACCAGGCTAATGGGTCACAACAGCAATCTTTAGCAGCGGCAGTGTTTGCTTATGCCGCAAATATAGAAAATAGTGCAGCATTAGCACCAGTGATTGAACGGATTGTGCATAAGCATGTATCGGTTGGCATTAAGCCTGCTCATTATCCAATTGTTGGTCACCACCTAATTGGTGCAATCAAGGGCGTGCTTGGTGATGCTGCCACCACTGAGCTTTTAGCCGCTTGGGAAGAGGCGTATGGTCTGTTGGCAGATGCGCTGATTGATGCAGAAAATAGATTATACAAGCACAATAACCAACAGCCAGATGAGTGGCTGAAAGTAAAGGTTGTAGAGAAGCGACATGAGTCAGACGATGTGGTTACCTTTATCTTGCAAGCCACAGATTCATTAATATTGCCAAGCTTTAAGCCTGGCCAATACATCAGCGTGGCAGTGCATGTTGAAGACTTAAACCTAAGGCAGATTAGGCAATATAGCCTGTCTGACGCTAATCAGTACAACACTTACAGAATTACAGTAAAGCGAGAAAAGGGGGATGAATATAAACCTAGTGGCAACGTATCAAACTGGCTACATCAGCATGTTAGGGTTGGCAGTGTGATCGATATTAGCTATCCATGTGGAAATTTCACGCCTGACATTCTAGACCAACAACCTATCGGGCTAATTTCTGCAGGCGTAGGCATCACACCCATGATATCAATGGTAAAAGAGATTTCTGTGAATAATCCGACTCGAAAAGTTTTATTCGCGCATGCGGCAAGAAACAGAACTAGCATTGCACATATAGACGAGATAATACAAATAAAGAATGATTTAAGCCACTTAGAGACTATTTTCTTTTTGAATGAGTCAATAAAGAAGAATATTGACGAGCGGGAAGGGCGTATGGATTTAACCAATCATGTATCGGATGAATTTAAAAATGGTGTTTATTATATCTGTGGGCCGCAATCATTTATGGATGATCAACGCGATGCTTTGCTAGAACTTGGCGTAGACGCTAATAAAATTCATAGGGAAGTATTTGGTCCAGAGAGCTTGAGTCATATTATTTCTTAA
- the smc gene encoding chromosome segregation protein SMC, with protein sequence MRLTHLKLSGFKSFVDPTTLYIHGQRVGVVGPNGCGKSNVMESVRWVLGESSAKEMRADAMDAVIFNGSGNRKPISRASVELVFDNSEGGASGEWSQYAEISVKRVIERDKGSTYYINNTVVRRRDVADLFLGTGLGGRAYAIIGQNTISRIVEARPEEMRIFLEEAAGVSKYKERRKETEQRLRDTRENLLRVEDILRELDTQIVRLQSQAMVAAQYNQMQEALNITKAQIWLLKKRDASTQWEKSQRTVEGLVNALEAQMAGLRSSESTLETLRQQHVASSEAVNTAQAAYYEANAEVSNLENQVKNTADARERLQLQLQQLLTQLEKNTNQRHQVEEAHTLAQAALVQADADFISAEDAVKAASSDVPLKLQEYQAVLSAFNASQSAWLNAEQRLRLEQANMTHLSRSVTETSEQLKRLQQNCESLQIPADSLIVEKQSQLSALELEVAELEQKNANAVQQEQALHLDIKASRDETHHHQRALHVLEAEINSLAKLQQSMRQVDNSSALGAWLSSVGLNGKLNENLRIWQAVRIVSGWETAFEAFLGAKLNAIACDQSFLASNLGNRAPVAMTLAVTADAVPTHTKISSPFAEMYSLVEHVTPALQAVLQDWLAGVYILDNDADITQATHSLKQGECLVNQHGDIYTRQSVTYFGEQSVLHGVLERQARLTNLQTQLPEVQAQLTLKTGQVSLLESNLQQLRAMQHTHQQHLKQVTQQAHQLNLHLQQIKQQQANAIQRQRMLQADCNVAEEKLQKLQIESTQKQMVLSEISNSLVSLQHEKQSMESKKQSAESVLNKARAQLQEVERSHQEKSFNVKLINNNINDLNSKLGFLLEEESSLKLRCADVDGTLASTKMETLKANLEAALNTKQQREASLANARSAMSESESVLQQQERLRLQLEQELHPLRDKLEAGRLSEQESRIYFEQCQAELAASNIEEALLDSHLKQNATTEIKVRDLERNKTKLETDIEALGAVNLAAIEELASEQTRKHYIDSQCRDLNEASKTLEDAIFKIDRETRSRLQHTYDEANKHFNELFTTLFGGGQARLELLGDEILDTGIQVFAQPPGKKNSTIHLLSGGEKALTALALVFALFRLNPAPFCLMDEVDAPLDDSNTERFCAMVKKMSERTQFLYVSHNKITMEMAQQLIGVTMQESGVSRIVDVDMEEAVKMVETAS encoded by the coding sequence TTGCGTTTAACTCACCTAAAACTCTCTGGTTTCAAATCTTTTGTTGACCCCACAACATTGTACATACATGGGCAGCGTGTTGGCGTGGTTGGCCCTAATGGTTGCGGAAAATCCAACGTCATGGAGTCTGTACGCTGGGTGCTGGGGGAGTCTTCTGCCAAAGAGATGCGTGCAGATGCAATGGATGCGGTTATTTTTAATGGTTCCGGTAATCGAAAGCCCATCTCGCGCGCCAGTGTTGAATTGGTGTTTGATAATAGCGAGGGCGGTGCGTCAGGGGAGTGGTCTCAATACGCGGAAATTTCTGTAAAGCGTGTCATTGAGCGCGATAAAGGCTCAACTTACTATATTAACAACACCGTTGTGCGCCGTAGGGATGTAGCCGACTTATTTTTGGGCACAGGCTTAGGTGGTCGTGCTTATGCAATTATCGGTCAAAATACCATTAGCCGCATTGTAGAAGCACGCCCTGAGGAAATGCGTATCTTTCTTGAAGAGGCCGCAGGTGTTAGCAAGTATAAAGAGCGGCGTAAGGAAACCGAGCAACGCTTACGTGACACACGTGAAAACTTATTGCGTGTAGAAGATATTTTACGTGAGCTGGATACGCAGATAGTACGCTTGCAATCACAGGCGATGGTGGCTGCACAATATAATCAAATGCAAGAAGCTTTGAATATTACAAAAGCGCAGATTTGGTTATTAAAGAAACGTGATGCAAGTACACAATGGGAAAAGTCGCAACGCACGGTTGAAGGGCTGGTCAACGCGCTTGAGGCGCAAATGGCCGGTTTGCGAAGTAGTGAAAGCACGCTAGAAACATTAAGGCAGCAGCATGTTGCCTCAAGTGAGGCGGTTAATACGGCCCAAGCGGCTTATTACGAAGCGAATGCAGAGGTTTCTAATCTTGAGAATCAAGTGAAAAATACTGCTGATGCCAGAGAGCGTTTACAACTTCAATTACAGCAATTACTTACCCAGTTAGAAAAGAACACTAATCAGCGTCATCAAGTGGAAGAGGCGCACACGCTGGCGCAGGCTGCTCTAGTTCAAGCCGACGCTGATTTCATAAGTGCTGAAGATGCCGTGAAGGCTGCAAGTAGTGATGTGCCATTAAAGTTGCAGGAGTACCAAGCGGTGCTTTCTGCGTTTAATGCCAGTCAGTCAGCATGGCTAAATGCAGAACAACGCTTGCGATTAGAGCAGGCGAATATGACGCATTTATCTCGTTCCGTCACAGAAACTAGCGAGCAGTTAAAGCGCTTACAGCAGAATTGTGAGTCATTACAAATACCTGCTGACAGTTTAATTGTAGAAAAACAGTCACAATTAAGTGCGTTGGAATTAGAGGTTGCCGAGCTGGAACAGAAAAATGCAAATGCTGTTCAGCAAGAGCAGGCTTTACATTTGGACATTAAAGCTAGCAGAGATGAGACTCATCATCATCAACGAGCTTTGCATGTGCTTGAGGCTGAAATCAACTCATTAGCAAAGCTGCAGCAGTCTATGCGTCAAGTAGACAATAGCTCCGCATTGGGTGCTTGGCTGAGCAGTGTAGGCCTCAATGGCAAGCTAAATGAAAATTTAAGGATATGGCAGGCTGTTCGTATAGTGTCTGGCTGGGAAACTGCATTTGAGGCATTTCTTGGGGCAAAACTTAATGCTATTGCGTGTGACCAATCATTTCTAGCATCTAATCTGGGAAATAGGGCGCCGGTAGCCATGACGCTGGCCGTCACCGCCGATGCTGTACCTACACACACTAAAATATCATCTCCTTTTGCTGAAATGTACTCATTAGTTGAGCATGTGACGCCAGCCCTTCAGGCTGTGTTGCAGGATTGGCTTGCTGGCGTTTATATACTCGACAATGATGCGGATATTACCCAAGCCACTCATTCGTTAAAACAAGGCGAGTGTTTGGTTAATCAACATGGTGACATTTACACGCGGCAAAGTGTGACTTATTTTGGTGAGCAATCTGTGCTACACGGTGTGCTTGAGCGCCAAGCACGCTTAACTAACTTACAAACGCAGTTACCCGAGGTTCAGGCGCAACTCACACTTAAAACTGGTCAGGTATCTTTGCTGGAAAGTAACTTGCAGCAGTTACGGGCGATGCAACATACGCATCAGCAACACTTGAAGCAAGTAACCCAACAGGCGCACCAGTTAAATTTACATTTGCAACAGATTAAGCAGCAGCAAGCTAATGCAATACAGCGGCAAAGGATGTTGCAAGCAGATTGCAATGTGGCGGAAGAAAAGTTACAAAAGCTGCAAATTGAAAGCACTCAAAAGCAAATGGTATTGAGTGAGATTTCAAATAGCCTTGTATCGCTTCAGCATGAGAAGCAGTCAATGGAGTCAAAAAAGCAATCTGCAGAAAGTGTGTTAAATAAGGCGCGTGCGCAGTTGCAGGAGGTAGAGCGCTCGCATCAAGAGAAGAGTTTTAATGTTAAGTTAATTAATAATAATATCAACGATTTAAATTCGAAACTTGGATTTTTACTTGAAGAAGAAAGTTCGCTAAAATTACGTTGTGCAGACGTAGATGGCACGCTAGCTTCTACTAAAATGGAAACTTTAAAAGCGAACTTAGAGGCGGCGTTAAACACCAAGCAGCAACGAGAGGCATCACTAGCAAATGCTCGTAGTGCAATGAGTGAAAGCGAATCTGTTTTGCAACAGCAAGAGCGTCTGAGGCTGCAACTGGAGCAAGAGTTACATCCTTTACGAGATAAGTTAGAAGCTGGTCGCTTGAGTGAGCAGGAGTCGCGTATTTACTTTGAGCAATGCCAAGCCGAACTTGCGGCATCAAACATTGAAGAGGCACTGCTTGATAGTCATCTCAAACAAAATGCGACCACAGAGATTAAAGTCAGAGACCTTGAAAGAAATAAAACAAAGCTTGAGACTGACATTGAAGCTTTAGGCGCTGTCAACTTAGCTGCCATAGAAGAGTTAGCTTCAGAACAGACGCGTAAACACTACATAGATAGCCAATGTCGCGACTTGAATGAAGCGAGCAAAACCTTAGAGGATGCTATTTTCAAGATTGACCGTGAAACCCGTAGTCGTTTGCAACACACTTATGATGAGGCCAATAAACACTTTAATGAGTTATTTACCACGTTGTTTGGTGGTGGGCAAGCTAGGCTAGAGCTGTTAGGTGACGAGATCCTCGACACAGGGATACAAGTGTTTGCACAGCCGCCAGGCAAGAAAAACAGTACGATTCACTTGTTATCAGGCGGTGAAAAGGCGCTCACGGCATTGGCTTTGGTATTTGCTTTATTTAGATTAAATCCAGCGCCATTCTGCTTGATGGATGAGGTGGATGCGCCACTGGATGATAGTAACACTGAGCGATTCTGTGCCATGGTAAAAAAAATGTCAGAAAGAACACAGTTTTTATACGTGAGTCATAATAAAATTACGATGGAAATGGCGCAGCAATTAATCGGTGTTACTATGCAGGAATCAGGTGTTTCACGCATAGTGGACGTAGATATGGAAGAGGCTGTGAAAATGGTTGAAACGGCATCTTAA